The following are from one region of the Rosistilla carotiformis genome:
- a CDS encoding CgeB family protein, translating to MSRGLYIGIQTAGTTSRMRCDTLQRILPTMAWGAIDTDTAFANASRVWRSVGFRWKFGPMVAAVNQNVCEQIEGQRFDLIWVDKAIYLFPSTVRRLRDTCETLVHFTPDTAFFGNRSRHFFRTAALYDLLVTTKSFELDQYDALVGSGRVMLVTQAYDTALHRVSDCKPVEKRRDTVFVGLCEPDRQRCVETLLDAGVPIRLGGRGWEKLLRRRGSDARLTFLGSRVFGLDYVRAIAEGSVGLGLLSKRFPELHTTRTLEIPACGTVVATERNIETTQIFSPNEALFFENYDDLACQVVSLLGAREELGKLEHAGWKRVTTGGYSYDCVLASVLDRAGFGQSL from the coding sequence ATGTCTCGAGGCTTGTATATCGGAATCCAGACGGCCGGCACGACTTCGCGGATGCGGTGCGATACGCTGCAGCGGATCCTGCCCACCATGGCCTGGGGTGCGATCGATACCGACACCGCGTTTGCGAATGCCTCCAGGGTATGGCGTAGTGTCGGATTTCGTTGGAAATTTGGCCCGATGGTCGCTGCGGTAAATCAAAACGTTTGCGAGCAGATCGAGGGGCAGAGATTTGATTTGATTTGGGTCGATAAAGCGATCTATCTGTTCCCGTCCACGGTGCGACGCTTACGCGACACCTGCGAGACACTAGTCCATTTTACTCCGGATACTGCCTTTTTCGGCAACCGTTCGCGGCACTTCTTCCGGACCGCCGCCCTGTACGACCTGCTGGTGACGACAAAGTCCTTCGAATTGGACCAATACGACGCATTGGTAGGCAGTGGGCGGGTGATGTTGGTGACACAGGCCTACGACACAGCACTACACCGAGTCTCCGATTGCAAGCCAGTTGAAAAACGCCGCGATACGGTCTTCGTCGGGCTCTGCGAACCCGATCGGCAACGCTGCGTTGAAACGCTGTTAGATGCTGGCGTGCCTATCCGTTTGGGCGGGCGTGGGTGGGAAAAACTCCTCCGACGACGGGGCTCCGACGCTCGTTTGACATTTCTCGGCAGCCGAGTGTTTGGCCTGGACTATGTGCGGGCGATTGCGGAAGGTTCGGTGGGCCTGGGGTTGCTTTCGAAGCGGTTTCCCGAACTGCATACAACTCGTACACTGGAGATTCCTGCTTGTGGAACTGTCGTTGCAACGGAACGCAATATCGAAACGACGCAAATCTTTTCGCCGAACGAAGCGCTGTTCTTTGAGAACTACGACGACCTTGCCTGCCAGGTCGTTAGTTTGCTGGGGGCGAGGGAGGAGCTTGGGAAGCTAGAACATGCCGGCTGGAAGCGAGTGACTACGGGGGGGTACAGCTATGATTGTGTGCTTGCATCGGTTCTCGATCGGGCTGGATTCGGGCAATCGTTATAA
- a CDS encoding glycosyltransferase family protein produces MVVYIEPHSALPAFLYCVVNRRAKLLIHSHEYHEPQEYMQRGMRMVRMNHWLERRYLFQRAEWISQTNRDRVKLFLADHPAVDASKVHELPNLPPASWSRVRNRSWQERRDGEPLRLVYVGSLSLRDTFLREIVQWVESQPDVELDIYCYNSDSETGRYLSELSCDRIGYFSHGVDYDDLPELLTRYHVGLILYRGMTQNYVFNASNKLFEYLVVGLDVWYPQQMLGVKPHATFAYRPRVIELDFEQLADIDFERYRQRDEQLPWRDQTTCEDALSPLKELILSETSNR; encoded by the coding sequence GTGGTTGTCTACATTGAGCCGCATTCGGCGTTGCCTGCGTTCCTGTATTGCGTTGTTAACCGACGCGCCAAGCTTTTGATCCACAGCCACGAATACCACGAGCCGCAGGAATACATGCAGCGTGGAATGCGAATGGTGCGGATGAATCATTGGCTGGAACGACGCTACTTGTTCCAGCGAGCCGAATGGATCTCCCAGACCAATCGGGACCGAGTCAAATTGTTTCTCGCCGATCACCCGGCGGTCGATGCCAGCAAGGTCCACGAGTTGCCCAATCTGCCTCCGGCAAGTTGGTCACGAGTGCGAAACAGATCGTGGCAGGAGCGTCGCGACGGGGAGCCCTTGCGTCTGGTCTACGTGGGGTCGCTCTCGCTGCGAGACACGTTCCTACGTGAAATCGTTCAGTGGGTTGAGTCTCAGCCCGACGTGGAACTGGATATCTACTGCTACAACAGCGATTCGGAAACCGGGCGCTATCTATCGGAACTGTCGTGCGACCGGATCGGTTATTTTTCCCACGGGGTCGACTACGATGATCTCCCGGAATTGTTAACGCGCTACCACGTTGGATTGATTCTGTATCGTGGCATGACGCAGAACTATGTTTTTAATGCTTCGAACAAATTGTTTGAGTACTTGGTCGTCGGATTAGATGTTTGGTATCCGCAGCAGATGTTAGGCGTAAAGCCGCATGCGACCTTCGCATATCGTCCTCGCGTGATCGAACTCGACTTCGAGCAACTCGCGGACATCGATTTCGAACGGTACAGACAGCGGGATGAACAGCTGCCCTGGCGCGATCAGACCACGTGTGAAGATGCGCTTTCGCCGTTGAAAGAGTTGATTCTTTCTGAAACATCGAATCGTTGA
- a CDS encoding glycosyltransferase family 4 protein yields the protein MSQSVPPKPLHVVAIEPSGRLYGSEFCLLDIIDGVDRSRFRWTVIMPAGQGFDRLLEQRGIDCEYRMPSRPAEWSRARKAWGYLRILGRIRTLRPDLIYVNQTGSLPAASVYSRVLRIPIVCQVQTLEDARWLSDRKHLQRSVQAFICNSQYIADQTRIEPAKKCVLYQGMPEARLQRAVENARQLREKRSASSFTIGILGRIAISKGHYLLLDAANHLLANGVDCRFVVIGEGLTPADTQAYRDAVQRAGLADRFEFRGYQTDLEFELGRLDVLAIPSIAEPLGRVLFDAAEHAIPVVVADSGGLGEVAKRFSIGVCFHAEDAKSLATALMQTESDYDQIADRFRAAAVDMFRRLSNKSYIDAVERILQSASSQKSAAVTWIGGA from the coding sequence GTGTCCCAATCAGTCCCACCGAAGCCCCTGCATGTTGTTGCGATCGAGCCTTCGGGTCGTCTGTATGGCAGCGAATTCTGTCTGCTGGATATCATCGACGGGGTGGACCGAAGCCGTTTTCGGTGGACCGTTATCATGCCCGCTGGCCAGGGTTTTGACCGTTTGTTGGAACAGCGGGGGATCGATTGCGAGTATCGGATGCCCTCGCGGCCGGCCGAATGGTCGCGGGCACGCAAGGCGTGGGGGTATTTGCGCATCCTGGGGCGGATCCGGACGCTCCGGCCCGATCTGATCTATGTCAACCAAACCGGCAGCTTACCTGCGGCGAGTGTCTATTCCCGCGTTTTGAGAATCCCGATCGTTTGCCAGGTCCAGACGCTCGAAGACGCGCGATGGTTGAGTGATCGGAAACATTTGCAACGCAGCGTACAAGCATTTATCTGCAACTCCCAGTACATCGCAGATCAAACGCGGATCGAGCCAGCAAAGAAGTGTGTTTTGTATCAAGGCATGCCCGAGGCGCGTTTGCAACGGGCTGTCGAAAACGCACGTCAGCTGCGCGAAAAGCGTTCTGCGAGCTCGTTCACGATTGGAATTCTCGGGCGGATTGCGATATCCAAAGGGCATTATTTGCTGTTGGACGCGGCCAACCATTTGCTGGCCAATGGGGTGGATTGCCGTTTTGTCGTCATTGGCGAAGGGTTAACCCCAGCCGATACTCAGGCGTATCGCGATGCGGTCCAGCGGGCAGGATTGGCCGATCGATTCGAGTTTCGCGGTTACCAAACGGACCTCGAATTTGAATTGGGAAGGTTGGATGTTTTGGCGATCCCTTCGATCGCCGAACCGTTGGGACGTGTGTTATTCGACGCCGCAGAGCATGCCATCCCCGTTGTGGTTGCCGACTCGGGCGGTTTGGGCGAAGTCGCCAAACGCTTTTCGATTGGCGTTTGCTTTCACGCCGAAGATGCCAAATCGCTGGCCACCGCCCTAATGCAAACCGAAAGCGACTACGATCAAATTGCGGACCGCTTTCGAGCTGCTGCGGTCGATATGTTTCGCCGGCTTTCGAACAAGTCGTATATCGATGCCGTTGAACGGATTTTGCAATCGGCCTCGTCACAAAAGTCGGCTGCGGTGACCTGGATAGGGGGGGCGTGA
- a CDS encoding FkbM family methyltransferase: protein MSEIADLFDRLLRRNRWLPRAAWLRGRLRAPYHRLLSRGGRGLPLRIGGALHVRLPVDFCARELQCYEPETAAAIRDWVAKHPGGVFVDIGCSYGYFSCGVLFADPTARVLAIDADLPSLAIARHVCRFAPAVANRLQLFRTLIGEQGDTPPTVDALQRQTAAALGDPELKIDVKSTNYVNLDTEIGENQLPRISLDRFIAETLSDTSVPFMVKCDVEGAEQIVLEAAAETLETRKPTLLISVHPPYLPKFGGSVDAIRTLIQGHGYWIDVIGIDHEEHWLCQPKANA, encoded by the coding sequence ATGTCTGAAATTGCCGATCTTTTCGACCGCCTGCTTCGCCGCAATCGCTGGTTGCCACGGGCAGCTTGGCTCCGCGGTCGGTTGCGGGCTCCGTACCATCGCCTACTGTCGCGCGGAGGCCGTGGATTACCTCTGAGAATTGGTGGTGCCCTGCACGTGCGATTGCCTGTCGATTTTTGCGCTCGTGAACTGCAGTGCTATGAACCCGAGACGGCGGCGGCGATTCGCGATTGGGTTGCCAAACATCCTGGGGGTGTCTTTGTCGATATCGGTTGTTCTTATGGGTATTTCTCATGTGGCGTGTTGTTTGCCGATCCAACCGCTCGCGTGCTGGCGATCGATGCCGATCTGCCCAGTCTGGCAATTGCGCGTCATGTTTGCCGGTTCGCCCCTGCGGTTGCCAACCGGTTGCAGTTGTTTCGGACGCTGATCGGCGAACAGGGGGACACGCCGCCCACGGTCGACGCGCTTCAGCGACAGACCGCTGCGGCGCTTGGTGATCCCGAGCTGAAAATCGACGTGAAGTCGACGAACTATGTCAATCTCGATACCGAAATCGGCGAGAACCAATTGCCGCGCATCTCATTGGATCGCTTCATCGCGGAAACCCTGTCCGACACATCGGTCCCATTTATGGTGAAATGCGATGTCGAGGGAGCTGAGCAGATTGTGCTGGAAGCGGCAGCGGAAACCTTGGAAACGCGGAAGCCAACCCTATTGATCAGCGTTCACCCTCCCTACCTTCCCAAATTTGGCGGCAGTGTCGATGCGATTCGGACGTTGATCCAAGGGCACGGCTATTGGATCGATGTCATCGGTATCGACCACGAAGAACATTGGCTTTGTCAGCCCAAGGCGAACGCTTGA
- a CDS encoding glycosyltransferase family 2 protein, with amino-acid sequence MTSPTVSIIIPAYNVGRYIDDALQAALGQSLDDIEVVVVDDGSVDDTADRIQRVRDQRLKYVFQENAGQSAAINRGVAESSGDFIKLLDADDWIHPEHVAEQLAALDGHLDAIASCRWGYFTRDFRQPAGQPEHTNRSYRDPLRWLVDSLTIDQGMMGGWMWLIPRSVWEKSGGYDRRLSLNNDFHFSIALALAAESIQYAPSAVYSYRTGVAGALSGSQGRSAMESALLTTQLGTDLLLAREDSAEIRQLCADRFQQWLYLFYPEHLDLAEIATARIQQLGGSELPLRGGRAMQALLPVLGWRRVRRLQHWVYAHGWQRVLRAKARQRVSRFQ; translated from the coding sequence GTGACCTCGCCAACGGTATCGATCATCATTCCGGCGTACAATGTTGGACGTTATATCGATGATGCCTTGCAGGCCGCGCTGGGACAGTCCCTTGATGATATCGAGGTGGTTGTTGTCGACGACGGGTCGGTCGACGATACCGCAGACCGAATCCAGCGCGTGCGCGATCAGCGATTGAAATATGTGTTCCAAGAGAATGCGGGCCAATCGGCGGCGATCAACCGCGGCGTTGCGGAATCCAGCGGCGATTTCATCAAACTTCTCGACGCCGATGACTGGATTCATCCAGAGCATGTCGCGGAGCAATTGGCGGCACTCGACGGGCATTTAGATGCCATCGCATCATGTCGCTGGGGCTACTTCACCCGCGATTTCCGGCAGCCTGCTGGCCAGCCGGAACACACCAATCGTTCGTACCGCGATCCTTTGCGTTGGCTTGTCGATTCATTGACGATCGATCAAGGAATGATGGGCGGTTGGATGTGGTTGATCCCAAGAAGCGTATGGGAGAAGTCGGGTGGGTACGATCGACGTTTATCTTTAAACAACGATTTTCATTTTAGTATTGCACTGGCACTTGCGGCCGAATCGATCCAATACGCCCCTTCGGCCGTCTACAGTTATCGGACCGGCGTTGCGGGGGCGCTGAGTGGCAGCCAGGGGCGCAGCGCAATGGAATCGGCGCTGTTGACAACCCAGTTGGGGACCGATTTGTTGCTTGCACGCGAGGATTCCGCTGAGATTCGCCAGTTGTGTGCGGATCGCTTCCAGCAGTGGCTGTACCTGTTCTATCCAGAACATCTCGATCTCGCCGAGATTGCCACCGCGCGGATCCAGCAGCTTGGCGGCAGTGAATTGCCCTTGCGCGGCGGTCGGGCGATGCAGGCCTTGTTGCCCGTTTTGGGGTGGCGACGGGTGCGTCGCTTGCAACACTGGGTTTACGCCCATGGTTGGCAGCGCGTCTTGCGGGCCAAAGCGCGGCAGCGCGTATCGCGATTCCAATAG
- a CDS encoding MBOAT family O-acyltransferase, translated as MVFALYWATQRWLWGQNLLVLVASYVFYGWWDWRFLGLIFASSCFDFVAGRAIDVSESNARRRWIVISSLVFNLGLLGCFKYFNFFAAELAAGFESIGITLDAATLNIVLPVGISFYTFQTLSYTLDIYAGRMKSTRDPLAFFAFVAFFPQLVAGPIERASHLLPQFFVRRRFDYATAVAGSRLILWGFFKKVLVADSCAVLVNDIFADYPSQSGWTLLMGAFFFAFQIYGDFSGYSDIARGLGRLLGFDLMQNFAFPYFSRNVAEFWRRWHISLSTWFRDYVFIPLGGSRGSKAMVARNLLIVFVVSGLWHGANWTFIVWGAVNALMIMPILFIQMGGRGTEPVAEGRLLPSLRETLQMGITFAAICVTWIIFRSETLPDAYAYLCRMVDQCIAYPGGVLVAFRRYRYEPAMIFVVSLAVCEWLSRWKQFSFDRLPLGFRWSIYQVAFSIVVWSAVYRKPTEFIYFQF; from the coding sequence ATGGTGTTTGCCCTGTATTGGGCAACGCAACGTTGGTTGTGGGGGCAGAATCTGTTGGTCCTTGTCGCCAGCTATGTCTTCTACGGATGGTGGGACTGGCGATTTTTGGGACTGATCTTCGCCAGCAGCTGTTTCGACTTTGTCGCGGGTCGAGCAATCGATGTTAGCGAGTCCAACGCGCGACGACGATGGATCGTGATCAGCAGCCTGGTCTTTAATCTCGGACTGCTTGGGTGCTTCAAATATTTCAACTTTTTTGCTGCGGAGCTGGCTGCGGGATTCGAATCGATTGGAATCACCCTAGACGCTGCAACGCTGAATATTGTGCTGCCAGTTGGGATCAGCTTCTACACCTTCCAGACGCTCAGCTATACGCTGGATATTTACGCCGGCAGGATGAAGTCGACGCGTGATCCATTGGCATTTTTTGCGTTTGTGGCATTCTTTCCCCAGTTGGTCGCTGGGCCGATCGAACGGGCGAGCCATCTGTTGCCACAATTCTTCGTGCGTCGGCGGTTTGATTACGCGACGGCGGTCGCCGGCAGCCGGTTAATCCTGTGGGGATTTTTTAAGAAGGTGTTGGTTGCCGATTCGTGCGCGGTCCTGGTCAACGATATCTTTGCGGACTACCCATCGCAATCGGGATGGACGTTGTTGATGGGAGCGTTCTTTTTTGCGTTCCAGATCTACGGTGACTTCTCAGGATACAGCGATATCGCCCGCGGACTGGGGCGTCTGCTCGGGTTTGACCTGATGCAAAACTTTGCCTTTCCCTACTTTTCACGCAATGTGGCGGAGTTTTGGCGGCGTTGGCATATCTCGTTGAGTACTTGGTTTCGCGATTATGTGTTCATCCCCTTGGGAGGCTCGCGGGGCAGCAAGGCGATGGTCGCGCGGAATCTGTTGATCGTTTTTGTCGTCAGCGGCTTGTGGCACGGCGCTAATTGGACTTTTATCGTTTGGGGCGCGGTCAACGCATTGATGATCATGCCGATATTGTTTATCCAGATGGGCGGTCGTGGCACCGAACCGGTTGCCGAAGGGCGACTGCTGCCATCGCTGCGAGAAACGCTGCAAATGGGAATCACGTTCGCTGCGATTTGTGTCACCTGGATCATCTTTCGCAGCGAGACTTTACCTGATGCCTATGCCTACCTGTGCCGCATGGTGGATCAATGTATCGCCTATCCAGGCGGGGTTTTGGTCGCATTCCGGCGATATCGATACGAACCGGCAATGATCTTCGTCGTGTCGCTGGCGGTGTGTGAGTGGTTGTCGAGATGGAAGCAATTCAGCTTCGATCGACTTCCGCTAGGATTCCGGTGGTCGATCTATCAAGTCGCATTTTCGATAGTCGTGTGGTCAGCAGTGTATCGCAAGCCAACCGAATTCATCTACTTTCAATTTTGA
- a CDS encoding class I SAM-dependent methyltransferase, with product MKIPFTKYAIKGYNAKLQQQYDECRIASEAMQRRSHARFHIINALLQNTQQKRYLEIGVRNLEDNFNRINADFKVCVDPGYEAAINHATFPMTSDDFFDQLHNDRLDIEHNRFDVIFLDGLHLADQLYRDIQNALQVVADTGFIVLHDCNPPTLHHARENFREQSPAAGFWNGTCWKAFQRIRTETDKRCFVVDVDWGVGVIVNHDEDPAYRLPATVNPFYEFNVLEANRREILNLVQPMDVAELRDNL from the coding sequence ATGAAAATTCCATTTACAAAATATGCGATCAAGGGCTACAACGCGAAGCTTCAGCAGCAATACGATGAATGTCGGATTGCCAGCGAAGCGATGCAACGTCGCAGCCACGCTCGATTTCATATCATCAATGCGTTGCTGCAAAATACCCAGCAAAAGCGGTATCTGGAGATCGGTGTTCGTAATCTGGAAGATAATTTCAATCGCATCAACGCCGACTTCAAAGTTTGTGTCGACCCAGGATACGAGGCCGCAATCAACCACGCGACCTTTCCGATGACAAGCGACGACTTTTTTGACCAGCTTCACAACGATCGATTGGACATCGAACACAATCGTTTCGACGTGATTTTTCTCGATGGTTTACATCTTGCTGACCAATTGTATCGCGATATCCAAAATGCGCTGCAGGTCGTGGCCGACACAGGGTTCATCGTCTTGCACGACTGTAATCCGCCGACGCTGCACCATGCTCGCGAGAATTTTCGTGAACAAAGTCCCGCCGCGGGCTTTTGGAACGGCACCTGTTGGAAGGCGTTCCAACGGATCCGAACCGAAACGGACAAGCGGTGTTTTGTTGTCGACGTCGACTGGGGCGTCGGTGTGATCGTTAACCACGATGAAGATCCCGCCTATCGGTTGCCGGCGACGGTGAATCCGTTTTACGAATTTAACGTGCTAGAGGCCAACCGCCGCGAGATCTTGAATCTTGTCCAGCCGATGGATGTTGCGGAGCTGCGGGATAATTTGTAA